The proteins below come from a single Micromonospora citrea genomic window:
- a CDS encoding 2-phosphosulfolactate phosphatase, translating into MAAAVYGQPGSGARFDWGLTGAAELGRVCAVLVVVDVLSFTTAVEVAVGRGMRVHPFPWGEQAGDYARRVGAVAAVGRRRTTPEHPWSLSPAALSTAPVVADLVLPSPNGSAISAAASATGMPVVAACLRNAPAVGRWLRHQGYGSTDAPIGVVASGERWPDGSLRPSVEDQLGAASVLDALSGVPGGLSVEAAMALAALASTPDVPAAVRGSVSGRELIEGGFAQDVEVAVRVGVSDVVPVLRQGVFSAA; encoded by the coding sequence TTGGCCGCGGCGGTCTACGGCCAACCCGGATCCGGCGCCCGGTTCGACTGGGGGCTGACCGGGGCGGCCGAGCTCGGCCGGGTCTGCGCGGTGCTGGTGGTGGTGGACGTGCTGTCGTTCACCACCGCCGTGGAGGTCGCCGTGGGGCGTGGCATGCGGGTGCACCCGTTCCCGTGGGGCGAACAGGCCGGCGACTACGCGCGGCGAGTCGGCGCGGTCGCTGCGGTGGGCCGCCGGCGGACGACCCCGGAACACCCGTGGTCGCTCTCACCGGCGGCGCTGAGCACCGCGCCGGTCGTCGCCGACCTCGTGCTGCCGTCGCCGAACGGCTCGGCGATCAGCGCCGCGGCCAGCGCCACCGGCATGCCGGTCGTCGCGGCCTGCCTGCGCAACGCGCCCGCCGTCGGGCGTTGGCTGCGCCACCAGGGGTACGGCTCGACGGACGCCCCGATCGGCGTCGTCGCCTCCGGCGAGCGGTGGCCGGACGGGTCGCTGCGCCCCTCGGTGGAGGACCAGCTCGGGGCGGCCAGCGTGCTGGACGCCCTCTCCGGGGTGCCCGGCGGTCTCTCCGTCGAGGCGGCCATGGCGCTCGCGGCGCTCGCCAGCACCCCCGACGTTCCCGCCGCCGTGCGCGGGAGCGTGTCCGGCCGCGAGCTGATCGAGGGTGGTTTCGCCCAGGACGTGGAGGTCGCCGTCCGGGTCGGCGTGTCGGACGTGGTCCCCGTGCTGCGCCAAGGGGTCTTCTCCGCGGCCTGA
- the purF gene encoding amidophosphoribosyltransferase, with translation MPRGDGRLSHDLDPQRPGPQDACGVFGVWAPGEEVANLTYFGLYALQHRGQEAAGIAVSDGSGVVVYKDLGLVAQVFDEPTLASLRGHVAIGHARYSTTGGSTWENAQPTIRSTTSGTTIALAHNGNLVNTAELQREVTERGLVADGSTNDTSLVTMLLASRPDLSVEAAALEVLPQLRGAFSFVFMDESTLYAARDPHGVRPLVLGRLERGWVVASETAALDIVGASVVREVEPGELIAIDEDGLRSSRFAAPEPKGCLFEYVYIARPDATIAGRNVHSARVQIGRQLAKEHPVEADLVIPVPESGTPAAIGYAEESGITYGAGLMKNPYVGRTFIQPSQTLRQLGIRLKLNPLRENVRGKRLVVVDDSIVRGNTQRAIVRMLREAGALEVHVRISSPPVNWPCFYGIDFATRAELLANGLDNEGIRRSIGADTLGYVSLSGLIAATEQPKTRLCRACFDGEYPIELPAGNLIGKHVLEGVGRRVAAAPDASEHTAPPLVATPGGVTTHRP, from the coding sequence GTGCCCCGAGGCGACGGCCGGCTGAGCCACGACCTTGACCCCCAACGACCCGGCCCGCAGGACGCGTGCGGCGTCTTCGGCGTGTGGGCGCCCGGTGAGGAGGTCGCCAACCTCACCTACTTCGGGCTCTACGCCCTCCAGCACCGCGGCCAGGAGGCGGCGGGCATCGCGGTCAGCGACGGCTCGGGCGTGGTGGTCTACAAGGACCTCGGCCTCGTCGCACAGGTCTTCGACGAGCCGACCCTGGCCAGCCTGCGCGGGCACGTGGCGATCGGCCACGCCCGCTACTCCACCACCGGCGGCTCGACCTGGGAGAACGCCCAGCCGACCATCCGGTCCACCACCTCCGGCACGACCATCGCGCTGGCCCACAACGGCAACCTGGTCAACACGGCCGAGCTCCAGCGCGAGGTCACCGAGCGGGGCCTGGTCGCCGACGGCTCGACCAACGACACCTCGCTGGTGACGATGCTGCTGGCCAGCCGCCCCGACCTGTCGGTGGAGGCGGCGGCGCTGGAGGTGCTGCCGCAGCTGCGCGGCGCGTTCAGCTTCGTGTTCATGGACGAGTCGACGCTCTACGCGGCCCGCGACCCGCACGGCGTACGCCCGCTGGTGCTGGGCCGGCTGGAGCGCGGCTGGGTGGTGGCCAGTGAGACCGCCGCGCTGGACATCGTCGGCGCGAGCGTGGTCCGCGAGGTCGAGCCGGGCGAGCTGATCGCGATCGACGAGGACGGCCTTCGCTCCAGCCGGTTCGCCGCCCCGGAGCCCAAGGGCTGCCTCTTCGAGTACGTCTACATCGCCCGCCCGGACGCCACCATCGCCGGGCGCAACGTGCACTCCGCGCGGGTGCAGATCGGCCGCCAGCTCGCCAAGGAGCACCCGGTCGAGGCCGACCTGGTCATCCCGGTGCCGGAGTCCGGCACGCCGGCAGCCATCGGCTACGCCGAGGAGTCCGGCATCACCTACGGCGCCGGCCTGATGAAGAACCCGTACGTCGGGCGCACCTTCATCCAGCCGTCGCAGACCCTGCGCCAGCTCGGCATCCGGCTCAAGCTCAACCCGCTGCGGGAGAACGTCCGGGGCAAGCGGCTGGTCGTGGTCGACGACTCGATCGTGCGCGGCAACACGCAGCGGGCGATCGTGCGGATGCTGCGCGAGGCCGGCGCGCTGGAGGTGCACGTGCGCATCTCCTCGCCGCCGGTCAACTGGCCCTGCTTCTACGGCATCGACTTCGCCACCCGCGCCGAGTTGCTGGCCAACGGGCTGGACAACGAGGGCATCCGGCGTTCGATCGGCGCCGACACGCTCGGCTACGTCTCGCTCTCCGGTCTGATCGCCGCCACCGAGCAGCCGAAGACCCGGCTGTGCCGCGCGTGCTTCGACGGGGAATACCCGATCGAGCTGCCGGCCGGCAACCTGATCGGCAAGCACGTGCTCGAGGGGGTGGGTCGGCGGGTCGCCGCGGCGCCCGACGCCTCCGAGCACACCGCCCCTCCGCTCGTCGCCACTCCGGGCGGCGTGACCACACACCGCCCGTAG
- a CDS encoding sterol carrier family protein, producing the protein MSSPHIKSAAVAAALSALDEGRTPERPVLRDAVRALLTVLAERAPGRSVEVRVPPYGAVQCIPGPRHTRGTPPNVVEMDPGTWLAVATGRLEWAEAITQGRVQVSGIRADLSAYLPL; encoded by the coding sequence GTGTCCTCTCCGCACATTAAGTCCGCCGCGGTCGCGGCGGCGTTGTCGGCGCTCGACGAGGGGCGTACGCCCGAGCGGCCGGTCCTCCGAGACGCGGTCCGTGCCCTGTTGACCGTCCTCGCGGAGCGCGCCCCCGGCCGATCGGTGGAGGTGCGTGTCCCACCTTACGGCGCAGTTCAGTGCATTCCCGGTCCTCGACACACCCGCGGCACCCCGCCGAACGTGGTGGAGATGGACCCGGGGACCTGGCTGGCGGTGGCCACCGGGCGGCTCGAATGGGCCGAGGCGATCACCCAGGGTCGCGTACAGGTGAGTGGAATTCGGGCGGATCTCTCCGCGTACCTGCCGCTCTAG
- the purL gene encoding phosphoribosylformylglycinamidine synthase subunit PurL: MTTHPDEVRETPEAFPAAPAQPVEPRPAAVAPPAADWAAGVDTVPRAGDTPGELQPYAELGLRDDEYDRIRHILGRRPTQAELAMYSIMWSEHCSYKSSKVHLRQFGEKAPPSDRLLAGIGENAGVVQVSDELAVTFKVESHNHPSFVEPYQGAATGVGGIVRDILAMGARPVAVMDPLRFGAADHPDTARVLPGVVAGVGGYGNCLGLPNIGGEVVFDPCYQGNPLVNALCLGVLPVNRLQNKAAAGPGNVVVLMGAKTGRDGIGGVSVLASATFDEGSEQRRPSVQVGDPFMEKLLIEACLELYDAQLVVGIQDLGGAGLTCALTETAAAAGTGMRVWLERVPLREPSMEPHEILASESQERMLLVVEPAKLDAVLKTAEKWGVWATAIGEVTPPSPDGQPGRLLITWRDQLVVDVPPGSLVDDGPVYARPMREPADLILLQADRAETLPRPADPEALRETVLRMIASPNLADKTWVTEQYDRYVLGNTVLAQPEDSGVIRIDERTGLGVALSVDGNGRYARLDPYHGTKLALAEAYRNVAVTGAKPIAVTNCLNFGSPEDPGVMWQFAEAVRGLADGCAELGIPVTGGNVSFYNQTGAAAIHPTPVVGVLGVLDDVANRVPMGFVPRPGGDHDQLFLLGETHVELSGSEWAWVTHEHLGGVPPQVDLAHERLLAELLAEAARVGHLSSAHDLSDGGLAQSLVESCLRRGVGARIAVPERFAGGSMPFVYLFSESAGRALVSVPRGHEKAFTALCAERGVPFELIGVTDPAGGTLEVHGQFRIGLDELRAAHTATLPRLFGGPALVEVPAPAAGVAGAVEAVPLPDDERAEAAPVDPAEVAVEPIASAAPVPATGAVEPVTPAEAATPEQPAAEAVDAPAEAPTEPAAASEPDSGETEQPAAPDKR, translated from the coding sequence ATGACCACCCATCCGGACGAGGTTCGCGAGACCCCGGAGGCGTTCCCGGCCGCCCCGGCGCAGCCGGTGGAGCCGCGTCCGGCCGCAGTCGCGCCGCCGGCCGCCGACTGGGCCGCCGGTGTGGACACGGTCCCGCGCGCCGGGGACACCCCCGGCGAGCTGCAGCCGTACGCCGAGCTGGGGCTCCGTGACGACGAGTACGACCGGATCCGGCACATCCTCGGCCGCCGGCCCACCCAGGCCGAGCTGGCCATGTACTCGATCATGTGGAGCGAGCACTGCTCCTACAAGTCCAGCAAGGTGCACCTGCGCCAGTTCGGCGAGAAGGCCCCGCCCAGCGACCGGCTGCTCGCCGGCATCGGCGAGAACGCCGGCGTGGTGCAGGTCTCCGACGAGCTGGCGGTCACCTTCAAGGTCGAGTCGCACAACCACCCGAGCTTCGTCGAGCCCTACCAGGGCGCGGCGACCGGCGTCGGCGGCATCGTCCGGGACATCCTGGCCATGGGCGCCCGCCCGGTCGCGGTGATGGACCCGCTGCGCTTCGGCGCGGCCGACCACCCCGACACGGCGCGGGTGCTGCCCGGCGTGGTCGCCGGCGTCGGCGGCTACGGCAACTGCCTCGGCCTGCCGAACATCGGCGGCGAGGTCGTCTTCGACCCCTGCTACCAGGGCAACCCGCTGGTCAACGCGCTCTGCCTGGGCGTGCTGCCGGTCAACCGGCTGCAGAACAAGGCCGCCGCCGGCCCGGGCAACGTCGTGGTGCTGATGGGCGCCAAGACGGGCCGCGACGGCATCGGCGGCGTCTCCGTGCTGGCCAGCGCCACCTTCGACGAGGGCAGCGAGCAGCGCCGCCCGTCGGTGCAGGTGGGCGACCCGTTCATGGAGAAGCTGCTCATCGAGGCCTGCCTCGAGCTCTACGACGCCCAGCTCGTCGTCGGCATCCAGGACCTCGGCGGCGCCGGCCTGACCTGCGCGCTGACCGAGACCGCCGCGGCGGCCGGCACCGGCATGCGGGTCTGGCTGGAGCGGGTGCCGCTGCGCGAGCCCTCGATGGAGCCGCACGAGATCCTGGCCAGCGAGTCCCAGGAGCGGATGCTGCTGGTCGTCGAGCCGGCGAAGCTCGACGCGGTGCTCAAGACCGCCGAGAAGTGGGGCGTCTGGGCCACCGCGATCGGCGAGGTCACCCCGCCGTCGCCGGACGGCCAGCCGGGCCGCCTGCTGATCACCTGGCGGGACCAGCTCGTGGTCGACGTGCCGCCGGGCTCCCTGGTCGACGACGGTCCCGTCTACGCCCGTCCGATGCGCGAGCCGGCCGACCTGATCCTGCTCCAGGCCGACCGCGCGGAGACGCTGCCCCGGCCGGCCGACCCGGAGGCGCTGCGCGAGACCGTGCTGCGCATGATCGCGTCGCCCAACCTGGCCGACAAGACCTGGGTCACCGAGCAGTACGACCGGTACGTGCTGGGCAACACCGTGCTCGCCCAGCCGGAGGATTCCGGCGTCATCCGGATCGACGAGCGGACCGGGCTCGGCGTGGCGCTGTCGGTCGACGGCAACGGCCGCTACGCGCGCCTCGACCCCTACCACGGCACCAAGCTGGCGCTGGCCGAGGCGTACCGGAACGTCGCCGTCACCGGCGCGAAGCCGATCGCCGTCACCAACTGCCTGAACTTCGGCTCGCCGGAGGATCCGGGCGTCATGTGGCAGTTCGCCGAGGCCGTCCGCGGCCTGGCCGACGGCTGCGCCGAGCTGGGCATCCCGGTGACGGGCGGCAACGTCAGCTTCTACAACCAGACCGGTGCGGCCGCGATCCACCCGACCCCGGTGGTCGGCGTGCTCGGCGTGCTCGACGACGTGGCCAACCGGGTGCCGATGGGCTTCGTGCCGCGCCCGGGCGGCGACCACGACCAGCTCTTCCTGCTCGGCGAGACGCACGTGGAGCTGTCCGGCTCGGAGTGGGCGTGGGTCACCCACGAGCACCTCGGCGGCGTACCCCCGCAGGTCGACCTGGCCCACGAGCGGCTCCTGGCCGAACTGCTCGCCGAGGCCGCCCGGGTCGGGCACCTCAGCTCCGCGCACGACCTCTCCGACGGCGGTCTCGCGCAGAGCCTGGTCGAGTCCTGCCTGCGGCGCGGGGTCGGCGCGCGGATCGCGGTGCCGGAGCGGTTCGCCGGCGGCTCGATGCCGTTCGTCTACCTGTTCAGCGAGTCCGCCGGGCGGGCCCTGGTCTCGGTGCCGCGCGGCCACGAGAAGGCGTTCACCGCCCTCTGCGCCGAGCGCGGCGTGCCGTTCGAGCTGATCGGTGTCACCGACCCGGCCGGCGGCACGCTGGAGGTGCACGGCCAGTTCCGGATCGGCCTGGACGAGCTGCGCGCCGCGCACACCGCGACCCTGCCGCGCCTCTTCGGGGGTCCGGCCCTCGTCGAGGTGCCCGCGCCGGCCGCCGGCGTGGCCGGCGCGGTCGAGGCCGTGCCGCTGCCCGACGACGAGCGGGCCGAGGCGGCGCCGGTGGACCCGGCGGAGGTCGCGGTCGAGCCGATCGCGTCGGCTGCCCCGGTCCCGGCGACCGGCGCGGTGGAGCCGGTGACCCCGGCCGAGGCCGCCACCCCGGAGCAGCCGGCGGCCGAGGCCGTCGACGCTCCGGCCGAGGCCCCGACGGAGCCCGCCGCGGCGTCCGAGCCCGACTCCGGTGAGACCGAGCAGCCCGCCGCGCCCGACAAGCGCTGA